From the Streptomyces sp. NBC_00390 genome, the window TTCTTGCCCTCGACCTCGAGTTCGCGCTCCTCGACACCCGTCACCCACTCGTAATAGCCGTCCGCCGGCAGGATGCAGCGGCGGGAGACGAACGGCTTCCGGAACGACGGCTTCTCGTGGAGTGTTTCCGCCCGCGCGTTGATCATCCGCGCCCCGCCCTCGGGGGACTTCGCCCACGACGGCACGAGCCCCCACTTCAGCGTTCGCAGCTGCCGAACCGGACGCCGGTCGTCCGCGTCTTTGAGAGGGCGCTCGAGAATCGCGTGGACCTCCTTGGTGGGAGCCACGTTCCAGTCGGGCGCCAGCGTCTCCTGCGGCTCCCACTTCTCGACCTCGAACAGCCCCACGAGATCCTCGGGCCTACGACTCGCTGCATACCGTCCGCACATAAGTGCCACACTGCCACTCGCGCACGCCGCCCGACCACCATCCCGAGGAGCCCGCCCGAGACATGAACACCACTCATCCCGGCACGATCTCCGACCTGGCTTCCGGCGTGCACCTCGGCGTGACCTCGCTCACCGACCTGTGGGACCGCGTCTTCGGCAGCCAGCCCGCCCCCGACCAGTGGCTCGTCATCGCCACGGGCGTGGCGGCGCTGGCGGCCGTCATACCCCAGGCCGCCTGGCGTGTCTCGCGCAACGCGATCACCATCGCCCACGAGGGCGGTCACGGCCTGATCGCGCTGGTCACCGGCCGCCGGCTGCAGAGCATCCGGCTGCACTCGGACACCAGCGGCCTGACGGTCAGCCGCGGCAAGCCGACGGGGCTGGGGATGATCCTTACGGCGGCCGCCGGCTACACGGCGCCGCCGCTGCTCGGCCTCGGCGGGGCCTGGCTGCTCGCCGCGCACCACATCACGCTGTTGCTGTGGCTGGCGACCGCGCTGCTGCTGGCGATGCTGGTCATGATCCGGAATGTCTACGGCATGTTCACGGTGATCGTCACGGGCGCCGCCTTCGTGCTCGTGTCCTGGCTGACCGAACCCGTCGTCCAGTCCGCCTTCGCGTACGCGGCGGTCTGGTTCCTGCTGCTCGGCGGTGTACGTCCGGCTTTCGAGCTGCAGTCCAAGCGGCGGCACGGCGGCGCCCCGGACTCGGACGCCGACCAGCTCGCCCGGCTGACCAATGTGCCGCCCGCGATGTGGCTGTTCCTCTTCCACGCCGTGTCGATCACATCGCTGACAGGCGGCGGCCGCTGGCTGCTCGGACTGTGAGCCCCGACCGGATCCCGCGGCCCCGCTCCTCGCCTCTTCGCGGCACATTCGCCCCGTTCGAGCGCATTTGATCAAGATCGGGCCCGGCGCCGAGCCACTAAAGTGAGGCCCATGACCGAAAGCTCCGTGCAACCCGCCCTCTGGCCCGCCCCGCTCGCGACCGGGGCCGTCGCAGCGACGGTCACCGTGCCCGGTTCCAAGTCGGTCACCAATCGGGCCCTGGTGCTGGCCGCGCTGGCCGCCGAGCCCGGCTGGCTGCGCCGCCCGCTGCGTTCCCGCGACACCCTGCTGATGGCCTCCGCGCTGCGCACGCTGGGCGTCGGCATCGAGGAGACCGTCTCGTCCAGCACCACCGGCGGCGCCGGTGAGGCCTGGCGGATCTTCCCCACCGGGCTGCACGGCCCGGCGACCGTCGATGTCGGCAACGCCGGCACCGTCATGCGCTTCCTTCCTCCCGTCGCCGCCCTCGCCGACGGTCCGGTCCACTTCGACGGCGATCCCCGTTCCCACGAGCGCCCGCTCAACGGCGTGATCGACGCCCTGCGGGTGCTCGGCGCCCGTATCGACGACGACGGACGCGGGGCACTTCCCATGACCGTGCACGGCGGCGGGGCACTGGACGGCGGTCCGGTCGAGATCGACGCCTCCTCGTCCTCTCAGTTCGTGTCCGCGCTGCTGCTGTCCGCGCCGCGCTTCAACCAGGGCGTGGAGGTCCGGCATGTCGGCGGCAGGCTGCCGTCCATGCCGCACATCCGGATGACCGTCGACATGCTGCGCACGGTCGGTGCCCAGGTCGACGAGCCCGAGACCGGCGGCGAGCCGAACGTCTGGCGGGTCTCCCCGAGCGCGCTGCTCGGGCGGGACCTCACCGTCGAGCCCGATCTGTCCAACGCGCAGCCGTTCCTGGCGGCGGCTCTGGTCACCGGCGGGCGGGTCACCATCCCGGACTGGCCCGAGCGCACCACCCAACCCGGTGACGCGCTGCGCCGGATCTTCACCGAAATGGGTGGCTCCTGCGAGTTGAGGACCACCCCGGACGGCACGGCTCTGGTCTTCACCGGCAGCGGCCGTATCCACGGCATCGATGTCGATCTCTCGGAGGTCGGGGAGCTGACGCCCGGTATCGCTGCGGTCGCGGCTCTCGCCGACTCCCCGTCCACGCTGCGCGGTGTGGCGCACCTGCGGCTGCACGAGACGGACCGCCTGGCGGCACTCACCAAGGAGATCAACGAACTCGGCGGCGACGTCACCGAGACCGAGGACGGTCTCCACATCCGCCCGCGCCCGCTGCACGGCGGTGTCTTCCACACCTACGACGATCACCGGATGGCGACGGCAGGCTCGATCATCGGCCTGGCGGTCGACGGCGTGCAGATCGAGAACGTGGCGACCACCGCGAAGACGCTGCCGGACTTCCCGCGGATGTGGACCGGAATGCTCGGGGCCTGAGACATGCGCCGTTACGGCAAGCACACCGACGAGGACGACATCCGGTCCCGCCCCAACCGCAAGGGCAACCGGCCCCGCACCAATATCCGCCCCAAGCACGAGGACGCGGCCGAGGGCATGGTCCTCACCGTCGACCGGGGCCGGCTGACCTGCCTCGTCGAGGATCGTGTCGTGATGGCGATGAAGGCCCGCGAGCTGGGCCGCAAGGCCGCGGTGGTGGGCGACCGGGTCGACATCGTCGGCGATCTCACCGGCGCCAAGGACACCCTCGCCCGCATCGTGCGGATCGGGGAGCGCCGTTCGGTGCTGCGGCGTACCGCCGACGACGACGATCCGTTCGAGCGTGTGGTCGTCGCCAATGCCGACCAGCTGGCGATCGTCACCGCGCTCGCCGATCCCGAGCCGCGCCCGCGTCTGATCGACCGCTGCCTGGTGGCGGCGTACGACGGCGGGCTCGAGCCGCTGCTGGTGCTGACGAAGTCGGATCTGGCGGCGCCGGACGAACTGCTGGAGATGTACGGGGCGCTCGGTGTGCCCCATGTGGTCACCACACGCGAGGAGTTCGTGGACGGACTGGCCGCGGACCGGGTCCGCGAGCACCTGGTGGGACGGACGACCGCATTCGTCGGTCACTCCGGCGTCGGCAAGACGACTCTGGTCAACGCGCTGGTGCCGCAGGAGAAGCGCCGCTCGACCGGCCATGTCAACGCGGTCACCGGCCGGGGCCGCCACACCACGACATCGGCGCTCGCCCTCCCGCTCGCGGACAAGCAGGGCGGCTGGGTCATCGACACTCCGGGCGTGCGCTCCTTCGGGCTGCACCATGTCGACCCGTCCCGGGTCATCCACGCCTTCCCTGATCTGGTGCCCGGCACGGAGGGGTGTCCGCGGTCCTGTTCGCACGACGAGAAGGACTGCGCGCTGGACGAGTGGGTGGCCGAGGGCCACGCGGATCCGGCACGGCTGTTCTCGCTGCGGCGGCTGCTGGCCACCCGGGAGCGACGCGAGGGCGACTGAGCCGCACGTTTGCGGACCGCACCTGCCGGTAAGGGCATAATCGCACCAAGTCAGACGAAGCAGTCACCGATCGAATCGGGAGGCAGAGACGATGGCGTGGCTGCTGGTCGTGGTCGCCGGATTCCTGGAAACGGGCTTCGCCGTCTGTCTGAAGCTGTCGCACGGCTTCACCAGGCTCTGGCCGACGATCGCGTTCTGCGCGTTCGCACTGGGCAGCTTCGGACTGCTCACGCTCGCACTCAAGCGGCTCGACGTGGGGCCCGCGTACGCGGTGTGGACGGGCATCGGCGCGGCGGGCACCGCGATCTACGGAATGGTCTTCCTCGACGACGTGGTCTCCACTCTCAAGATCGTGTCCATCACCTTGGTGATCGTCGGCGTCGTCGGTCTGCAGCTCTCGGGCTCATCGCGCTGACGGCACCCCCAGGGCTCCGCGTACGAGCTGGTCGATGCCGGCCAGGGCCGTGCGTACGGGCCGGCCGACACCGTCGCCGACCGGTGCGACGACATACGACAGCGCGAGACGCACCACCAGCTCGCAGCGCTGGGCCAGCTCCGGCCGCACGTCCTGGCGCCCGGCGCCGAGGGCGGCGAGCGACCGGTCCCGCACGGCGGCCACCAGTTCGTGCGGGGCCGGCAGCCCCGCATCCGCCCGGCGCTGCGCGGGCACCCCGGCGAGCACGGCGCCGCGCCTCGCCGGTCTGGGCTGCGGCATCCGCTCCCCCCAGCAGCCGGTGATCAGGGCACGCAGCAGCGGCCTGTCCCGGGCCTCGCCGACGGTCCACCGGGCGACCGACACCAGACGGTCGGCGGGTTCGGTGGGCTGTGCCAGCACCCGTTCCACGCCGTGCAGATAACGGTCGGCCTCCCGTCGCACAAGAGCCCGGGCGAGGCCGTCCTTGCTGCCGAACTCGTTGTAGAGGGTCTGACGCGAGAGGCCGGCGACGGAGGCGACATCGACCATCCGCACCCCGGACCAGGGCAGCTCCTCGAGTGCCGCGAGCGCAGCGTTCAGCAGTAACTCTCGGGCTGCAGGCATCGTCGCCTCCCCGGCCGAGCGGCTCCGGCGCGACTCCTTCTGCAAGGGCGGGCCGGACTCTGGGCACAGAGTTGACTCGTGTCCTTCCACTGTCAATAGGCGTGACTGCCAAGGGCCCCGGGGCGGGTCGCACAGGCGGTCCACCGGTGCCCGGGAAGGCAGCGACGTGCACCGCTAGAGTGGCGGCCATGCCCGATTACCACGATGATCTGCGTCTCGCCCACGTGCTCGCGGACGCCGCCGACGCCGTCACGATGGAGCGGTTCAAGGCTCTTGACCTCAAGGTCGAGACCAAGCCGGACATGACGCCGGTGAGCGAGGCGGACAAGGCGGCCGAGGAGCTGATCCGCGGGCATCTCCAGCGGGCACGGCCGCGCGACGCGATCCTCGGTGAGGAGTACGGCATCGAGGGCACCGGCCCTCGCCGCTGGGTCATCGACCCGATCGACGGCACCAAGAACTACGTGCGCGGTGTGCCGGTCTGGGCGACGCTGATCTCCCTGATGGAGGCGGGCGCCGACGGCGCACCGGGGTATCAGCCGGTGGTCGGCGTGGTGTCGGCCCCGGCACTCGGCCGTCGCTGGTGGGCGGCCAAGGGCGCCGGTGCGTACACGGGCCGCAGCCTCTCCTCCGCGACCCGGCTGCGGGTCTCGGAGGTCGAGCGCATACAGGACGCCTCGTTCGCGTACTCCTCGCTGAGCGGGTGGGAGGCGCAGGGACGGCTGGACGGGTTCCTGGATCTGACCCGCGCCTGCTGGCGCACCCGCGGATACGGCGACTTCTGGCCGTACATGATGGTCGCCGAGGGGTCGGTGGACATCTGCGCGGAGCCTGAGCTCTCCCTGTGGGACATGGCGGCGACGGCCGTCGTCGTCCAGGAGGCGGGCGGTACCTTCACCGGTCTCGACGGCCGGCCGGGACCGCACAGCGGCAACGCCGCGGCGTCGAACGGGCGGCTCCACGAGGAGCTGCTCGGCTACCTCAACCAGAAGTACTGACGCCGCTTGGGGCGTGACCTGCGCGTTTCCCCCTAGCTCAGGCCCCCTGGGCCGTCGTGGGGCCGTCATCGGTCTTCGATCCTTCCTCGAACGCGCGGTTCACCGCCTCCCGTGTCCGCTTCTCGCTGCCCGGCATCAGGTGCGTGTACGTCCGCAGCGTGAAGCCCGGGTCGTGGTGTCCCAGGTACTCCGACAGGGCCTTGATGTTCTCCCCCGCGTCCAGCAGAACGGACGCGTAGAAGTGCCTCAGCGCGTGCATGCCGTTCCCCCGGCCGCGCGGGATACCCGCCCTATCAAGGGCGGGCCGCCACGCCCTTTCGTTGAAGACGACGCGGTTCACCGCGCGCCCCTCGGCGTTGCGGAAGAGGACGGAAGCCGTGACCGGTGAGCCGTCGACCGACCGCCAGGGCAGCGTCACGGCTGTGGG encodes:
- a CDS encoding M50 family metallopeptidase; translation: MNTTHPGTISDLASGVHLGVTSLTDLWDRVFGSQPAPDQWLVIATGVAALAAVIPQAAWRVSRNAITIAHEGGHGLIALVTGRRLQSIRLHSDTSGLTVSRGKPTGLGMILTAAAGYTAPPLLGLGGAWLLAAHHITLLLWLATALLLAMLVMIRNVYGMFTVIVTGAAFVLVSWLTEPVVQSAFAYAAVWFLLLGGVRPAFELQSKRRHGGAPDSDADQLARLTNVPPAMWLFLFHAVSITSLTGGGRWLLGL
- the aroA gene encoding 3-phosphoshikimate 1-carboxyvinyltransferase codes for the protein MTESSVQPALWPAPLATGAVAATVTVPGSKSVTNRALVLAALAAEPGWLRRPLRSRDTLLMASALRTLGVGIEETVSSSTTGGAGEAWRIFPTGLHGPATVDVGNAGTVMRFLPPVAALADGPVHFDGDPRSHERPLNGVIDALRVLGARIDDDGRGALPMTVHGGGALDGGPVEIDASSSSQFVSALLLSAPRFNQGVEVRHVGGRLPSMPHIRMTVDMLRTVGAQVDEPETGGEPNVWRVSPSALLGRDLTVEPDLSNAQPFLAAALVTGGRVTIPDWPERTTQPGDALRRIFTEMGGSCELRTTPDGTALVFTGSGRIHGIDVDLSEVGELTPGIAAVAALADSPSTLRGVAHLRLHETDRLAALTKEINELGGDVTETEDGLHIRPRPLHGGVFHTYDDHRMATAGSIIGLAVDGVQIENVATTAKTLPDFPRMWTGMLGA
- the rsgA gene encoding ribosome small subunit-dependent GTPase A, producing MRRYGKHTDEDDIRSRPNRKGNRPRTNIRPKHEDAAEGMVLTVDRGRLTCLVEDRVVMAMKARELGRKAAVVGDRVDIVGDLTGAKDTLARIVRIGERRSVLRRTADDDDPFERVVVANADQLAIVTALADPEPRPRLIDRCLVAAYDGGLEPLLVLTKSDLAAPDELLEMYGALGVPHVVTTREEFVDGLAADRVREHLVGRTTAFVGHSGVGKTTLVNALVPQEKRRSTGHVNAVTGRGRHTTTSALALPLADKQGGWVIDTPGVRSFGLHHVDPSRVIHAFPDLVPGTEGCPRSCSHDEKDCALDEWVAEGHADPARLFSLRRLLATRERREGD
- a CDS encoding DMT family transporter, which gives rise to MAWLLVVVAGFLETGFAVCLKLSHGFTRLWPTIAFCAFALGSFGLLTLALKRLDVGPAYAVWTGIGAAGTAIYGMVFLDDVVSTLKIVSITLVIVGVVGLQLSGSSR
- a CDS encoding TetR/AcrR family transcriptional regulator, whose product is MPAARELLLNAALAALEELPWSGVRMVDVASVAGLSRQTLYNEFGSKDGLARALVRREADRYLHGVERVLAQPTEPADRLVSVARWTVGEARDRPLLRALITGCWGERMPQPRPARRGAVLAGVPAQRRADAGLPAPHELVAAVRDRSLAALGAGRQDVRPELAQRCELVVRLALSYVVAPVGDGVGRPVRTALAGIDQLVRGALGVPSAR
- the hisN gene encoding histidinol-phosphatase, giving the protein MPDYHDDLRLAHVLADAADAVTMERFKALDLKVETKPDMTPVSEADKAAEELIRGHLQRARPRDAILGEEYGIEGTGPRRWVIDPIDGTKNYVRGVPVWATLISLMEAGADGAPGYQPVVGVVSAPALGRRWWAAKGAGAYTGRSLSSATRLRVSEVERIQDASFAYSSLSGWEAQGRLDGFLDLTRACWRTRGYGDFWPYMMVAEGSVDICAEPELSLWDMAATAVVVQEAGGTFTGLDGRPGPHSGNAAASNGRLHEELLGYLNQKY